From the genome of Mustela lutreola isolate mMusLut2 chromosome 16, mMusLut2.pri, whole genome shotgun sequence, one region includes:
- the LOC131817565 gene encoding sialic acid-binding Ig-like lectin 8 isoform X4, with product MLLLLLLLLPLLWTDEWAEGRGRGGRGAAADPPFSTGSLAQGLDFQLQVQETVKVQEGLCVSVPCHFSHSKMFWTESFPAFGYWFQEGASVYQHAPVATNNPGRKVQEETQGRFCLLGDPRAYDCSLDIRDAQRRDSGTYFFRVERGSSVRYNYLQNQLSVFVTALTQTPDIHIQGPLESGHPKNITCSVPWACERGTPPTFSWIGVALPSWGSKAPHSPVLTLTPRPQDHGTNLTCRVNFPGAGVSTEKTVQLNVSCISCSCPQISGGTWPLILTLLRGALMGAGFLLTYGLTWIYYTRFKGSKESKAASCN from the exons atgctgctgctgctgctgctgcttctaccCCTGCTGTGGACAGATGAGTGGGCCGAGGGGAGGGGGCGAGGTGGGCGGGGGGCTGCTGCTGACCCTCCATTCTCCACAGGGTCCCTGGCTCAGGGCTTGGACTTCCAGCTGCAGGTGCAGGAGACGGTGAAGGTGCAGGAGGGCCTGTGCGTCTCCGTGCCCTGCCACTTCTCCCACTCCAAAATGTTCTGGACTGAGTCTTTCCCAGCTTTTGGCTACTGGTTCCAGGAAGGGGCCAGTGTATACCAGCATGCTCCGGTGGCCACAAACAACCCAGGTCGTAAAGTGCAGGAGGAGACCCAGGGCCGATTCTGCCTCCTCGGGGATCCTCGGGCCTACGACTGCTCCCTGGACATCAGAGATGCACAGAGAAGGGACTCGGGGACATACTTCTTTAGGGTGGAGAGAGGGTCTTCGGTGAGATATAATTACCTGCAGAATCAGCTCTCCGTGTTTGTGACGG ctCTGACACAGACACCTGACATCCACATCCAGGGGCCCCTAGAATCTGGCCACCCCAAGAACATTACCTGTAGCGTGCCATGGGCCTGTGAGAGGGGGACACCCCCCACCTTCTCCTGGATCGGAGTCGCCCTTCCCTCCTGGGGCTCCAAGGCTCCCCACTCCCCTGTACTCACCCTCACCCCGAGGCCCCAGGACCACGGCACCAACCTCACCTGTCGAGTGAACTTCCCTGGAGCTGGTGTGAGCACGGAGAAAACCGTCCAGCTCAACGTGTCCT GTATCTCCTGTTCTTGTCCCCAaatctctgggggcacctggcctCTAATCCTCACCCTACTCAGAGGGGCCCTCATGGGCGCTGGCTTCCTTTTGACCTATGGCCTCACCTGGATCTACTACACCAG GTTCAAAGGCTCCAAAGAGAGTAAGGCTGCAAGTTGTAACTGA
- the LOC131817565 gene encoding myeloid cell surface antigen CD33-like isoform X1: MLLLLLLLLPLLWTDEWAEGRGRGGRGAAADPPFSTGSLAQGLDFQLQVQETVKVQEGLCVSVPCHFSHSKMFWTESFPAFGYWFQEGASVYQHAPVATNNPGRKVQEETQGRFCLLGDPRAYDCSLDIRDAQRRDSGTYFFRVERGSSVRYNYLQNQLSVFVTALTQTPDIHIQGPLESGHPKNITCSVPWACERGTPPTFSWIGVALPSWGSKAPHSPVLTLTPRPQDHGTNLTCRVNFPGAGVSTEKTVQLNVSYAPQNLTVDTFRRNSTGGRGPGAPRTSQRYLLFLSPNLWGHLASNPHPTQRGPHGRWLPFDLWPHLDLLHQVKSPDSGTPWVASLFLSSPKQALHRTGPLFQNCVSPNRFKGSKESKAASCN; the protein is encoded by the exons atgctgctgctgctgctgctgcttctaccCCTGCTGTGGACAGATGAGTGGGCCGAGGGGAGGGGGCGAGGTGGGCGGGGGGCTGCTGCTGACCCTCCATTCTCCACAGGGTCCCTGGCTCAGGGCTTGGACTTCCAGCTGCAGGTGCAGGAGACGGTGAAGGTGCAGGAGGGCCTGTGCGTCTCCGTGCCCTGCCACTTCTCCCACTCCAAAATGTTCTGGACTGAGTCTTTCCCAGCTTTTGGCTACTGGTTCCAGGAAGGGGCCAGTGTATACCAGCATGCTCCGGTGGCCACAAACAACCCAGGTCGTAAAGTGCAGGAGGAGACCCAGGGCCGATTCTGCCTCCTCGGGGATCCTCGGGCCTACGACTGCTCCCTGGACATCAGAGATGCACAGAGAAGGGACTCGGGGACATACTTCTTTAGGGTGGAGAGAGGGTCTTCGGTGAGATATAATTACCTGCAGAATCAGCTCTCCGTGTTTGTGACGG ctCTGACACAGACACCTGACATCCACATCCAGGGGCCCCTAGAATCTGGCCACCCCAAGAACATTACCTGTAGCGTGCCATGGGCCTGTGAGAGGGGGACACCCCCCACCTTCTCCTGGATCGGAGTCGCCCTTCCCTCCTGGGGCTCCAAGGCTCCCCACTCCCCTGTACTCACCCTCACCCCGAGGCCCCAGGACCACGGCACCAACCTCACCTGTCGAGTGAACTTCCCTGGAGCTGGTGTGAGCACGGAGAAAACCGTCCAGCTCAACGTGTCCT ATGCTCCACAAAACCTGACCGTCGACACCTTCAGGAGAAACAGCACAGGTGGGAGAGGGCCCGGGGCACCACGGACGTCTCAGAG GTATCTCCTGTTCTTGTCCCCAaatctctgggggcacctggcctCTAATCCTCACCCTACTCAGAGGGGCCCTCATGGGCGCTGGCTTCCTTTTGACCTATGGCCTCACCTGGATCTACTACACCAGGTGAAAAGCCCAGATTCTGGGACACCTTGGGTGGCTTCACTCTTCTTGTCCTCTCCAAAGCAAGCCCTCCACAGAACTGGCCCCTTATTTCAGAACTGTGTTTCCCCCAACAGGTTCAAAGGCTCCAAAGAGAGTAAGGCTGCAAGTTGTAACTGA
- the LOC131817565 gene encoding sialic acid-binding Ig-like lectin 8 isoform X2: MLLLLLLLLPLLWTDEWAEGRGRGGRGAAADPPFSTGSLAQGLDFQLQVQETVKVQEGLCVSVPCHFSHSKMFWTESFPAFGYWFQEGASVYQHAPVATNNPGRKVQEETQGRFCLLGDPRAYDCSLDIRDAQRRDSGTYFFRVERGSSVRYNYLQNQLSVFVTALTQTPDIHIQGPLESGHPKNITCSVPWACERGTPPTFSWIGVALPSWGSKAPHSPVLTLTPRPQDHGTNLTCRVNFPGAGVSTEKTVQLNVSYAPQNLTVDTFRRNSTGGRGPGAPRTSQRYLLFLSPNLWGHLASNPHPTQRGPHGRWLPFDLWPHLDLLHQVQRLQRE; the protein is encoded by the exons atgctgctgctgctgctgctgcttctaccCCTGCTGTGGACAGATGAGTGGGCCGAGGGGAGGGGGCGAGGTGGGCGGGGGGCTGCTGCTGACCCTCCATTCTCCACAGGGTCCCTGGCTCAGGGCTTGGACTTCCAGCTGCAGGTGCAGGAGACGGTGAAGGTGCAGGAGGGCCTGTGCGTCTCCGTGCCCTGCCACTTCTCCCACTCCAAAATGTTCTGGACTGAGTCTTTCCCAGCTTTTGGCTACTGGTTCCAGGAAGGGGCCAGTGTATACCAGCATGCTCCGGTGGCCACAAACAACCCAGGTCGTAAAGTGCAGGAGGAGACCCAGGGCCGATTCTGCCTCCTCGGGGATCCTCGGGCCTACGACTGCTCCCTGGACATCAGAGATGCACAGAGAAGGGACTCGGGGACATACTTCTTTAGGGTGGAGAGAGGGTCTTCGGTGAGATATAATTACCTGCAGAATCAGCTCTCCGTGTTTGTGACGG ctCTGACACAGACACCTGACATCCACATCCAGGGGCCCCTAGAATCTGGCCACCCCAAGAACATTACCTGTAGCGTGCCATGGGCCTGTGAGAGGGGGACACCCCCCACCTTCTCCTGGATCGGAGTCGCCCTTCCCTCCTGGGGCTCCAAGGCTCCCCACTCCCCTGTACTCACCCTCACCCCGAGGCCCCAGGACCACGGCACCAACCTCACCTGTCGAGTGAACTTCCCTGGAGCTGGTGTGAGCACGGAGAAAACCGTCCAGCTCAACGTGTCCT ATGCTCCACAAAACCTGACCGTCGACACCTTCAGGAGAAACAGCACAGGTGGGAGAGGGCCCGGGGCACCACGGACGTCTCAGAG GTATCTCCTGTTCTTGTCCCCAaatctctgggggcacctggcctCTAATCCTCACCCTACTCAGAGGGGCCCTCATGGGCGCTGGCTTCCTTTTGACCTATGGCCTCACCTGGATCTACTACACCAG GTTCAAAGGCTCCAAAGAGAGTAA
- the LOC131817565 gene encoding sialic acid-binding Ig-like lectin 14 isoform X3 codes for MLLLLLLLLPLLWTDEWAEGRGRGGRGAAADPPFSTGSLAQGLDFQLQVQETVKVQEGLCVSVPCHFSHSKMFWTESFPAFGYWFQEGASVYQHAPVATNNPGRKVQEETQGRFCLLGDPRAYDCSLDIRDAQRRDSGTYFFRVERGSSVRYNYLQNQLSVFVTALTQTPDIHIQGPLESGHPKNITCSVPWACERGTPPTFSWIGVALPSWGSKAPHSPVLTLTPRPQDHGTNLTCRVNFPGAGVSTEKTVQLNVSYAPQNLTVDTFRRNSTGISCSCPQISGGTWPLILTLLRGALMGAGFLLTYGLTWIYYTRFKGSKESKAASCN; via the exons atgctgctgctgctgctgctgcttctaccCCTGCTGTGGACAGATGAGTGGGCCGAGGGGAGGGGGCGAGGTGGGCGGGGGGCTGCTGCTGACCCTCCATTCTCCACAGGGTCCCTGGCTCAGGGCTTGGACTTCCAGCTGCAGGTGCAGGAGACGGTGAAGGTGCAGGAGGGCCTGTGCGTCTCCGTGCCCTGCCACTTCTCCCACTCCAAAATGTTCTGGACTGAGTCTTTCCCAGCTTTTGGCTACTGGTTCCAGGAAGGGGCCAGTGTATACCAGCATGCTCCGGTGGCCACAAACAACCCAGGTCGTAAAGTGCAGGAGGAGACCCAGGGCCGATTCTGCCTCCTCGGGGATCCTCGGGCCTACGACTGCTCCCTGGACATCAGAGATGCACAGAGAAGGGACTCGGGGACATACTTCTTTAGGGTGGAGAGAGGGTCTTCGGTGAGATATAATTACCTGCAGAATCAGCTCTCCGTGTTTGTGACGG ctCTGACACAGACACCTGACATCCACATCCAGGGGCCCCTAGAATCTGGCCACCCCAAGAACATTACCTGTAGCGTGCCATGGGCCTGTGAGAGGGGGACACCCCCCACCTTCTCCTGGATCGGAGTCGCCCTTCCCTCCTGGGGCTCCAAGGCTCCCCACTCCCCTGTACTCACCCTCACCCCGAGGCCCCAGGACCACGGCACCAACCTCACCTGTCGAGTGAACTTCCCTGGAGCTGGTGTGAGCACGGAGAAAACCGTCCAGCTCAACGTGTCCT ATGCTCCACAAAACCTGACCGTCGACACCTTCAGGAGAAACAGCACAG GTATCTCCTGTTCTTGTCCCCAaatctctgggggcacctggcctCTAATCCTCACCCTACTCAGAGGGGCCCTCATGGGCGCTGGCTTCCTTTTGACCTATGGCCTCACCTGGATCTACTACACCAG GTTCAAAGGCTCCAAAGAGAGTAAGGCTGCAAGTTGTAACTGA